The sequence AGCGCGCGTAAAGCAGCCCCAGCCCCACCGGGTACAGGTTTTGCACGTAAAGCTGGTAGAGCCCGCCCGCGGGGTACACGTCCACGTAGCCTGTGGCCAGCACCTGCATGCCGTCCTGCGGGGTGAACGCCAGGCGCTGTGCCTGGCTCCGAAACATGACGCAAGCCAGGCGGCTCGTCCGGTCTTTCAGGGCGAAGTACAGGTGCCCCGAAGCCGAGTGCGCCTTGAAGCCCGTGACCTCCCCGGTGACGGCGACCTGCTGCAGGCGGGGGTCCGCGCTGAGGCGCGCCCGGATGCGCTCGGTAAGCTGCGTGACGGTCAGGACCTGGGTGGACAGGGCTTCCTGGGCCCACGGCGCCCTTGGAGCGCTTGCGTCAGCGTTCCTGAACATGCCGCACCACATTGCCCAGGATGCCGTTCACGAACTTGCCCGATTCGGTGTCCCCGTACTTCTTGGCCAGTTCGACGGCTTCGTTGATGGAGACGCCAGGGGGAATCTCCTTCAAGTAGAGGATTTCGAAGAGGGCCATCCGCATCACGTTGCGGTCCACGTTGGCCATCCGTTCGAGGGTCCAATCGATGGCGAAACGGGCGATGAGCCGGTCGATCTCCTGCAGGTGGGACAGCGTACCCTCCACGAGCTGGCGTGCAAAAGCCTCCTGGGCCGGAGGAAGCTGCACCTCCCTGAGGCTGCGCTCCAGGGCTGCCTGGGCATTGGCCTTGCCCACGTCCACCTGGAACAGTACCCGGAGCGCTACCTCCCGTGCCAGCCGCCTGCTGCCCATAATACCGCTCGTCCGCCCTCGCGCGACGCCCCCTAGTCGGGCCGGGACCGATGGGCCTCGCGGGAGATACCGCGCACCATCAGCTTGATCTGCCCGCAGCTTACTCCCGCCGTCTGCCGCAGGTACTGGT comes from Bacillota bacterium and encodes:
- the nusB gene encoding transcription antitermination factor NusB, with the protein product MGSRRLAREVALRVLFQVDVGKANAQAALERSLREVQLPPAQEAFARQLVEGTLSHLQEIDRLIARFAIDWTLERMANVDRNVMRMALFEILYLKEIPPGVSINEAVELAKKYGDTESGKFVNGILGNVVRHVQER